One segment of Parcubacteria group bacterium DNA contains the following:
- a CDS encoding DciA family protein translates to MKKISFLISQKEKKPSLKLEDKDIFYLFERIIKQEYGNQGAKNLKAGYYKNGKLYIKSESSIFSNELLLNKKEIVRKLNQEIGNEEIVDIKVN, encoded by the coding sequence ATGAAGAAGATAAGTTTTTTGATATCTCAAAAAGAAAAAAAACCTAGTTTAAAACTAGAAGACAAGGACATTTTTTATCTTTTTGAAAGAATCATCAAACAGGAATACGGAAACCAAGGCGCCAAAAATCTCAAAGCCGGTTATTATAAAAATGGAAAATTATATATAAAATCCGAAAGCTCAATTTTTAGTAACGAGCTTCTGCTTAATAAAAAAGAGATTGTCCGAAAATTAAATCAAGAAATTGGAAATGAAGAAATTGTGGACATTAAGGTTAATTAA
- a CDS encoding helix-turn-helix domain-containing protein has protein sequence MYEQSLIQIGLNYTQSLVYEILIKNGSLSARKIVTKTPFKRGLVYKTLDDLLKLEVIEKTEPEHSIAIFQAKHPLSLRNLAEKREQKAKDAKLALDGMISSIISDYNLVSGRPGVLFYEGLDGIKKVLDDSLESKTEICTYADMEVVVKYIDKINREYVKKRGKLGLKKKVIMLDNDFARKYMKNYYNEVTEVRFIDYKLFSFSPLMEIYDNTVSYVTLEEKNKIGVIVKNKEIYQMHKSLFEFNWKNSKTLSELN, from the coding sequence ATGTATGAACAATCCTTGATCCAAATCGGCCTCAATTACACCCAATCGCTGGTTTATGAAATCCTGATCAAGAATGGGTCTCTTTCGGCTAGAAAAATAGTCACAAAAACCCCTTTCAAAAGGGGCTTGGTCTACAAAACACTGGATGACCTCCTGAAACTGGAAGTTATTGAGAAAACCGAGCCAGAACATTCAATCGCTATTTTTCAAGCCAAGCATCCTTTGTCCCTTCGAAACCTGGCTGAAAAAAGAGAACAAAAAGCCAAAGATGCCAAACTGGCTTTGGATGGAATGATCTCCTCCATCATTTCCGATTACAACCTCGTTTCCGGCCGTCCAGGGGTTTTATTCTACGAGGGACTGGATGGCATCAAAAAGGTTCTCGACGACTCACTGGAGTCCAAAACAGAGATCTGCACCTATGCTGACATGGAGGTGGTGGTAAAATACATTGATAAAATAAATAGGGAGTATGTGAAGAAAAGAGGAAAACTGGGACTAAAGAAAAAAGTCATTATGCTGGATAATGACTTTGCGAGAAAATATATGAAAAATTATTACAATGAAGTTACCGAGGTTCGTTTTATTGATTACAAATTATTTTCCTTTTCTCCTCTTATGGAAATTTACGACAATACCGTTTCCTATGTGACACTGGAAGAAAAAAATAAAATCGGAGTGATTGTGAAAAACAAGGAAATCTATCAAATGCACAAATCTCTTTTTGAATTTAATTGGAAAAATTCCAAAACCCTTTCCGAGCTTAATTAA
- a CDS encoding GNAT family N-acetyltransferase: MFEESTFPKPVPPENDETIKISTAEIDTTKNQSRGSMSEKSEVFGPKEKLISTLEQEGFLNIIDGHIVLDLDFIKSPDLKRKLKNTNLDKKTKKSFTANNVFAALRNTKVVSREDFERQRKNGEPIKSKPLFNIPKSIEDAFDEESIRSKEYYLNLWDLYEDEGQNRMHWKQDIITENGEAIGAREMAMAVKIFRDFQGKRDENGNLMVYDEEKNEFRKISARWIEEKIGSMGGSQGTSLFRPFEFFQKFCPNLIQKGMIKLEDFRIKTEGASGKLMRKEFDMANKTYVPIDSNRYYIGIENFIFNRETIPMQNIKVVILDKNTAGIVTVHSKTQKILYTFNLLSPEEKEQKRKRIKEKHPDFSEEEVTDRSLSGKGEMEQRMCPWQRTEENPRLKGEAENQYAERMSLLGDYNFLKEISLEFAEKAGIGIHDVLTWREQQWLNVAAYKLKTLGKFDQLLDFVKHYQGNGLRAFLSCEFDINNAQKIVAIGEELSFEDASLIFSKISELVDLAEKKKADLERLFFKDGEARNVSGMKFEMLQRIQEIIKQFGDGLKVKGEKKEKIKNLLDEIKKSKVGIILLQSVLRSAKEGEEEIDFENIKDFDIETNEMGEDLRQEEKERILGISKKNYYDIVFPGEPEKAKVVVDGLEKEMISEEGLKNQKTYTLKYKGEIVAFCKFRPVVGKPDELEFTSVNISSELHGLKIGEYFISKVMEIESKNYIINGDTFVKNTGANKLYFEKVGFENLGEYESEKYLGEKLYKMRMDKREK; encoded by the coding sequence ATGTTTGAAGAATCAACTTTTCCAAAACCAGTCCCACCAGAAAATGACGAGACGATTAAAATAAGCACCGCCGAAATAGATACTACAAAAAATCAATCCCGCGGATCGATGTCGGAGAAATCGGAAGTTTTTGGTCCGAAGGAAAAGCTAATTTCAACATTGGAGCAAGAGGGTTTTTTGAATATTATTGACGGACACATCGTTTTAGATCTGGATTTTATTAAGTCTCCGGATTTAAAAAGAAAATTAAAAAACACTAACCTGGACAAAAAAACAAAAAAAAGCTTTACCGCGAATAATGTTTTCGCAGCATTAAGAAACACAAAAGTGGTCTCAAGAGAAGATTTTGAGCGGCAAAGAAAAAACGGAGAACCGATTAAAAGCAAGCCCCTGTTTAATATTCCTAAAAGTATCGAAGACGCTTTTGATGAAGAAAGCATACGAAGCAAAGAATATTATCTAAATCTTTGGGATTTGTATGAAGACGAGGGACAGAATAGGATGCATTGGAAGCAGGACATAATCACGGAAAACGGCGAAGCGATTGGCGCTAGGGAGATGGCAATGGCGGTTAAAATATTTAGAGATTTTCAGGGAAAAAGAGATGAAAATGGAAACTTGATGGTTTATGATGAAGAGAAAAATGAATTTAGAAAAATAAGCGCAAGATGGATTGAGGAAAAAATTGGATCTATGGGAGGTTCGCAGGGAACTTCATTGTTCAGGCCTTTTGAATTTTTTCAAAAATTTTGCCCAAATTTAATTCAAAAGGGCATGATAAAACTAGAAGACTTTAGAATTAAAACAGAAGGAGCTAGTGGAAAACTGATGCGCAAAGAGTTTGATATGGCAAATAAAACATATGTTCCAATAGATAGTAATCGCTATTATATTGGAATAGAAAACTTTATTTTCAACAGAGAAACTATCCCGATGCAAAATATCAAAGTAGTTATTCTGGATAAAAATACAGCCGGGATTGTAACGGTGCACAGCAAAACACAAAAAATACTCTATACTTTCAACTTGTTGTCGCCAGAAGAAAAAGAGCAAAAGCGAAAAAGGATCAAAGAAAAGCATCCTGATTTTTCAGAAGAAGAAGTAACAGACAGATCATTATCTGGGAAGGGCGAGATGGAACAGCGAATGTGTCCCTGGCAAAGAACCGAGGAAAATCCAAGACTGAAAGGAGAAGCGGAAAATCAATACGCCGAAAGGATGTCTCTTCTTGGCGACTATAATTTCTTGAAAGAAATTAGTCTTGAATTTGCAGAAAAGGCTGGGATTGGAATTCATGATGTCTTGACCTGGAGAGAACAACAATGGTTGAATGTGGCGGCCTATAAACTTAAAACTCTTGGAAAGTTTGATCAGCTTTTGGATTTTGTTAAACATTACCAAGGAAACGGGCTTAGAGCATTTTTGAGCTGCGAATTTGATATTAATAATGCTCAGAAAATAGTGGCTATCGGCGAAGAGCTGTCATTTGAAGATGCTAGTTTGATTTTTTCTAAAATATCGGAACTTGTTGATCTTGCAGAAAAGAAAAAAGCAGATTTAGAGAGGTTGTTTTTTAAAGACGGTGAAGCTCGGAATGTCTCTGGGATGAAGTTTGAAATGCTCCAGAGAATTCAGGAGATAATTAAGCAATTTGGCGATGGATTAAAAGTAAAGGGAGAAAAAAAAGAAAAAATTAAAAACTTATTGGACGAAATTAAAAAGTCAAAAGTAGGAATAATTCTTTTGCAATCAGTGTTGCGGTCGGCTAAAGAGGGCGAGGAGGAGATTGATTTTGAGAATATAAAAGATTTTGATATTGAGACCAATGAAATGGGGGAAGATTTGAGGCAGGAAGAAAAAGAAAGGATTTTGGGAATTTCGAAGAAAAATTATTACGACATTGTTTTTCCGGGCGAGCCGGAAAAAGCGAAAGTGGTTGTTGATGGATTGGAAAAAGAAATGATTTCCGAAGAAGGGTTGAAAAACCAAAAAACCTACACCTTGAAATATAAAGGCGAAATTGTGGCGTTTTGCAAATTCAGGCCGGTTGTGGGAAAGCCGGATGAATTGGAATTTACCTCGGTTAATATTTCTTCCGAACTGCATGGCTTAAAAATTGGAGAATATTTTATCAGCAAAGTTATGGAAATAGAATCTAAAAATTATATTATCAATGGCGATACTTTTGTGAAAAACACCGGCGCCAATAAATTGTATTTTGAAAAAGTGGGCTTTGAAAATCTGGGAGAATATGAAAGTGAGAAATATTTGGGAGAAAAACTGTATAAGATGAGAATGGATAAAAGAGAAAAATAG
- a CDS encoding nucleotidyltransferase domain-containing protein translates to MFSLRSKITVKLLGYFFINPSKRHYINELAEILEVDPGNLHRKLKELDNEGILESEERGNQKYYFLNHSYPLLKEIKKVFEMKYGLSKMIREALIKLKGLKKAYIFGSYAKNLFEQESDIDILLIGSHSSLEAKRIIAPIQKKIGREISIIDVEEKEFEKRKKNNDPFIKNIFESKIIELI, encoded by the coding sequence ATGTTTTCTTTAAGGTCAAAAATAACCGTAAAATTGTTGGGATACTTTTTTATAAACCCCTCAAAAAGGCATTATATCAACGAATTAGCCGAAATTCTTGAAGTTGATCCGGGAAATTTGCACAGAAAACTCAAAGAACTGGATAATGAAGGAATCCTTGAATCCGAAGAGCGAGGCAATCAGAAATATTATTTTTTGAATCACAGCTACCCGCTCTTAAAAGAAATAAAAAAAGTGTTTGAGATGAAATATGGACTTTCAAAAATGATAAGAGAAGCATTAATTAAACTCAAAGGACTAAAAAAGGCTTACATATTCGGCTCCTATGCCAAAAATTTGTTCGAACAGGAAAGCGACATAGACATTTTGCTTATCGGAAGCCATTCTTCTCTTGAAGCAAAAAGAATTATTGCGCCGATTCAGAAAAAAATAGGCAGAGAAATAAGCATAATTGATGTTGAAGAAAAAGAATTTGAGAAACGAAAGAAAAACAATGATCCATTTATTAAAAACATATTTGAGAGCAAAATAATCGAACTAATTTAA